DNA sequence from the Procambarus clarkii isolate CNS0578487 chromosome 9, FALCON_Pclarkii_2.0, whole genome shotgun sequence genome:
CAAGATCTGATACTTTCTTtgaagtttttattttttttttactaaatgcTGATTTACTCTTATTTATTGCTTTACGCAACTTGCATGACTTTTTTTCTTTTTCCAAATGGATATACTactaaacaaatgttgccaaatttctttacatttatttatataacttAGAACAGCTTTTTTTTTCCCCATAATATTGCTAGCACAATCGTAGGAATTAAAAAAAACTTTCATATTTACGCTGCGATGCATTAACTTTGCTCACTTGAAACACTTGCATTGACATTGTACATTTTTTATTTAAACTTGGAATAACTTTCTAACATCAATCGTCCTGAATTTCTCTCGAACGAATCTAGATACATATAAGCATGATATTTTGATAACTAAAAGTAACTTTCTTTTCTCTAGTTTTCTTTAACAGGCTGTCAACCAAGGCATCTCCTGGATACAACATATTACTAGTGCCCTAAACGCCCTTTATAGGCCTACGCCCGACCACTTTACCTGGATAGTCAGCATTTTGACTTCAGCTGTGCGTAAATAACCTGCCCGTCAAAGTGACTGGATACTCTTCCGTCCTATCCCAAACCCTTTATATTAAGCACTTAATCCTGAGGGTACATGACTCTTCTTATACTTGCGTCTCCTTTGCCAGGCCTAGTGGACAgtttttaacattaattaaaactataaATAAAAACATTTGTGCATTTCAGCTTTGAAGGAAAACATTTTAAAACGTCTTAACTTATTGCCATGACTaacaattatttattttttacagATGGCTCTACTTCCCCTACTGTGTCTTTTGTGCGTCTTCTCGCAGGTAAAAACTAATTTTTTTTAGTGTatgtatataataaatttatatatatatatatattagtttttttctaatataaaaaattatttaatagATCCAGGGTCAAGGGTTCGTCCCTTACGGCACCCACGCGCCCCTCCCAGTCGTTACTCCAACAACTTCTACAGTCACTGTTCAGGTacgtaatattttatttatatacatatatacatgtgacTTTTAAACTGACTGTCTGCATAACTTGACTTATTCTCCCTGCAGACaaccctgacccacactctgcgcgAGACGACGACCTCTGACGTGTGGGTTACAGAGCAGACGGCGATCACCCTGACAGTTACCCAGACAACCACCCAATGGGACTTTGTTCCCCAGTATCCACAGACGGTGACCTCTGTGATAAGGGTCACCTCCACACCGGTAGTGGTTGAGACGGCTACGGTGGGGGTCAACCCAGTGAGCACAATGGTGTCCATCTACAGTCAGTTCGTCACCACCACAGATACTGTTAAATACTGGCAGACCATAACCCACGTCGCTGTCACTCACGAGGTAAGATAGTGCCAATAATTATATCCTGTGAGGCTACAGTTTATCTACTGCCTGGGATCGGTCGTATATTTAACCGTTTTATCTGATTGCAGGTCCAGACGGTGCCTGTGGTAACTACTCAAGAATTGCTGCAGGAGATAGTAACTACGGTCACCCAGATAGTAACGACTACGgttacctccactactgccagatATTATGCATAATGTACACTATGAAATTTACTTCAGTTTTGTACAAAATAAATGTTTTGAAGATTACGTAATGGATTTCAATTTAAAAATTTAGACTTAAAATGGAATGTCTCCAGAGCACCAATTTCGAATCCATTAATTATCGGATAAATATTGCTAGCAAGGCTTCTAAATTAAAAAGCCTGAAAAATTGGTGTCAAACTTTTCTAGTACATTTAGTCTGTAAAGAGTTTAGGCCATGAGATTTGATGCAGCCTCGGCAACTTTGCCGCCAATGATGGTGTAGAGTATTTTGGGGATCTATCCTGTGCCTCTCCATAGTCATTCTTCTATGCCTCTAAAATCGGGGAAGGGTGACCTAATTTGATAAAGATTGTCATTGGCTAGAGTATTAAACTCTAGATCAAAGTGTTTTACATAACTGAATTGGACCGAATAAAGCTTCCGAAGATAATTGGCCTATACGTTTCCCCTTATAGCAAAGGTAGAGGGGCAAACGTTTGTAGACTGTTAAGCTAGGAAGCAAATGCCTAGAAAAGTAAATTCGGTCTTGAACCGCACAAGTATAAAAAAGTACACTGGAAAGTCTCTAACCCCATATTTGTTAGATAATGGTACATAAAACGTAGAAACTAATAATTAAAACACAAAAAAAATAATGTAATAGACTATAAAATGACACTCCTGCTGAGACTATTTAGGACTCGTTGTGATCCTCCCAGTCTGACTGAATAATTCTCTAGCGGCcgatgtttacccaacagtaaaatgggaacCTGGTTCTTAGAAGatttgagtgggggggggggtcgtattccgggaacataggattaaggatttACCCGAAAAGATACCCGTGcttgtggttgtacaagaatgtaacaactctcgtagatataaataaaatataaatacagtACACGTCTACGTGATTTGAGGGTGTAGATGCCAGGACTTGATAATTTATTGCCCAACCGGCACGGTATTAAAGATGAATTTTCGTATGCGAAGATTGAGTTCATTGATATTGTGCCCACTGTTAAAAAAAACCAATCGCCACCATTTCCATAGACAATCATAATCAACGCTGAATTAGAAGCTACCTAATAGGAAAAAAATACTCGGTTACTGAGAAGTCTAAAAATGGAAGGTTTTATGCCTGTTAAGTAGCTAGCGTACTTGTGGTCATTTTACATTGTGAATTTGCCAGTACATTATGGATAACCAGGGAAAACTTCAATGTTATAATTATACAAACACAAGGATGACAGTCTGGACATGAAACAAAAATCCAATTGATAGTTGATATTCAACCTACACATCGTTTATGTACGTCCTTAACCATTATTAACTCAAGGACTTGAGAGGGGAAGATTTAGTGATGAAAAGTAGAATGGAGGGAGATGAAGGTAGAGATAAAAGATAAGAGTAAGAGCAGATAAGCTAAAAGGAAGGCAAGAAAGAATATTAAAGTTAGTTATTGAAAGATCGAAGAATATCTTACTGTTCCACGTTAAAACTTGTTTAATCTTCCAGCTTGTCACACAAGTTTGTAAAACTTTTCCTAAGACAAATGTGTGAGAAACGAGAATAATTATTATGAAACGGACGTGGTGTGCGAGAGCGCTCTGAATCTGGGACTTTCATTGAACATGTACAAAATCCTGAAAATAACACAACAAATCTACGTTACATTGTCATATTCACAGAACAGCTAATCTGTAGACGATGAGTAACAAAGTGGCTGAAGATAAAAGATATGAGATTAGTTATGATGACCACGCCCCACACTAAAATATGATGAagacacgacgtttcggtccgtcaatgaacttgataatggtccaggacggaccgaaacgacgtcgtctcattttctggtgtgtgatttggtcatcataaATAATCTCTCATATTGTCTTAATATCTCAGTCACGGAGGGATGTTAGTCCGATTATCAATACTAATAACTTTGATGTTAGCTTTATAGTACCGCTGAAATACCTTATCTTCTAGAGGGGTTGAAGGCAGATAAATAAGATAGTATAAATGTATTGTATAGACATGAATATTATTAGCCTTATGCGTGATCTTTATTAGCCTACTGCTTGAACATTGTGAGTCATCACATTGAACATTGTGAAACGTCTAACAGAATATTGTGAGTCGTCTGATTGAACGTTGTGAGCCTACGTTGATTAAGGAGTATTTACCTTATACAAGTGAACGAAACTCATATTGAGTCATAGCTTGGAACGTTGTCATGTTGACGGTTGTAAAATCAGTTAAACATTtaggttaataagtcaatatttgacaaatgcaTTGAGATCCAGACAACTTTCTGTTCAGATGATGGGCTGTCAATCTCTTAGCTCTCCTAATGAGACTGTTTAAAGTGTAAAGGTGACTGTATGTTACAGTCAGCGTTAAGGTGATTATACGTGACAGTGTCAAACATATGATATCACACAGTTTGTACCTAGATAACTGTCAATGTTCACCACATTAACCACTAAGATAACTTAGTGATCTATTAGCCTCGTTCTCACTCTAAATTTGataaattttattataattttataaatatttttaaaatattacATTATATGTTGCGTGAGGTTCACATTTCTGTACAGAATTACGTGCATTTCTCATCTATTGCAATATAACATATTTCTCTCTTACACAACGCAGGAAGCAGCACGTagcggctgtctaactcccaggtaccagggtaaacagaggcatcaatTCAAAGGATCTCTGCCCAAGGCGATGATATGTGACAGTCTATAGCAAGGCAATGATATGCGACTGTGTTAGACATATGATATCTGACAGTTTTTTCCCCAATAGGAAAAGTCAATAGTCAGCACATAATGGCCAATTAGCCTCGTTCACTCGGAATTtggtaattgtttaataattgtttaaataaataaaatattatgttaTGTATTATGATGTCAGCATTACAGCACAGCATTGCGAGCATGTAAGCATGACTTTGTATGTAGCAATGTGTCGTAATATCGAGGTTAGCGACCAGGCCgctggtgtgagggaggtgttgacGTAGGCAGCGGGGACTGGAGTAGTCAGTTGCCTCATGACCTTCACCGAGTTAACATCATCACCTTGTCTACAGTTTAAAGGTTTTTTTCCAGTTTTActtttataataaataaatgaatgaattTAGTTTTTTAAATGGGGATATGGAATAATGTAATGAAAGTAAAGTACACAAGTGTATAATGACTTTcttacagatggcgctgttttctgCAATTTTGGGAGCGTTGGTGGTGCTTGTCGTCGATGTGTCTTGCCAGTATGGACCAGTTCAAGTAATTAAATATTCAGGTTTCTTATTTGTGGTTCCCAGTGTATAATACATAACGATACTCCCCTATCATTTGGACACCAGCATAATATCCTTTACTCCTTAACATTCATTCAGATTGACAGCCCGTCATCTAAACCAAACTAAATTGGTTAAATATTGACCTCTGATAaattaatctaaaaaaaaaaaaacattccaaTGGTGCATGCAAAACTTGCCAGTTTTAAGTCAACAAAATTGTTAAATCATACGCTCTTTTAATAAAAATAGTAATTTGTGAAATTGCGCACCTAACCACGTTAGGTACGTTAATGATCTAAATAATTTAATCGGTAAAGATTTTAACTACAGAAAGAAAGTTAGGAGTAACACTACATGACCGAACCTGACAAATCTCTATTATACTGTAATTTAAGTTTTCCAACTCTTTTACTACTTGAATTTTAAAGCACataaattttatttaaattaGGTTTTATTTTCTCTAACTCAATTTTTACAGGTAGCTGACAGTGGACGGGTCGACAGACCTCTTCTCGGCAACATTATACCTATCGACAGGTTTCCTACCCAAAACAGTGTATTTGGTTCTACCAGTCATCCTGTAGACCTTCAGACCACACAAGGCGGATCGGTGAACTTACCCCGGGTAGTTCTAAGTCAAGCTGCTCCATTTAGATTTTCAAGTCAGTCGGACACTAACTTCCATCAAGGCAGCGGTCAGGCGGCTGGAGCCGTCTTTGGACAGGGTGTAGGTAGTGGTCAGGCGGCTGGCGCCGTCTTTGGACAGGGTGTAGGAAGCGGTCAGGCGGCTGGAGCAGTCTTTGGCCAGAACCAAGCTACAGTACTCGGCAGTGGCCGGTTTAACCAGGTCAGTGTTCCTCGCGTGACTATTGGGATCCCTGAAGTTAGGAGAGTGGACGCACTCTTCACCCCAACTGTCACCCAAGTTATCACCATCGACCGCTGCGTCACTGTCACCGACCAGGCCTTCAACAGCGTGGCCGTGACCCTGACTTCCTTCAACGTGCAGACTGTCACCGTGGGAACACGAGCGGTAGGTGGCATCAGTGACAGTTCTAACCGTATGCTGTTAATCCTAGTTAGGAGGCAGATAAATTAAATGTTGCATCTCACAGGTGCTGCAGACGCCCGTCGATGATCGCGTCGCTCTCCAGACATCGGTGTTTGTCCGGCCTGGGACCGTAACATTAACGGAGGTGAAGTCTGACTTCAGGATCGTGACTGAAACTTCCCTAACCCACGTGACCCTCGCCCACACGTCCTACGTTATCAGCCagtacaccttcaccaccacggCCACCCAAGTGTAAGTTAACATTTGTGCATAGTACGTAAGGGTACGttcttggtaaagattgtttttaaAAATTGACTAGTTCCACTGTACAAATAAAGTCAAACTTCTTAACCTTTATCTCTTCAATCACGGCAGCTGTATGCTTTGAAGTttaataatttttaaatttttaatcaAAGGCCTCGGAACAAATTTATTTTTCTTGTAGACCTTGCAAAAGACTAATTGGTTAATTCCCCTCCCCAATATTGAGGCCTAGACAGACCTgtatctcttccccccccccccgtcacactTTTAATAAATCTACATATCGGTTAGTTGCCTAAAGTTCTTAAAAAATTGACGTCAGTAATGCACTCTTCCTCTCTACTAGTTGAACTAAATTTCCGTAACGTCTATAGATTTAAGTTCACCTCTATAAGTTGATGCTTAAATACTTAACTCAAATCTATATAGCAAGCCTAAAGCTGGGGCCTTTACATTTCAGACAAACATATACGGCGACTTTGGTGCGTACGAACATCAGCACCCAGAGAACTACAGTCACAAACTACCGGACTGTCACCGACACTGTCTTCGTTAACAGCGCCTACGGCTACAGAGCACAGTAGTCCCTTGTACATGACTTTTATATTGATATTACACAAATAATTCCGCAACCTTGTCTTCAATATTTTTATTGCCATCCTTCGGTAACTGGTACCACTCTTTACTTGATAACAAAGTGTTAATTTTTTTACTAAATGCAGCTGGTACTAGTTTGCATAAACTCTCCAGCTCTATAAATTTAACTGTTGGCAGTAGTAAAGTTAATAAATTTCACTAGTGACTCGCAGAATTGATTTCCCGATAACTTGTCCAGTTTATAATTGCTAAAATTTTGTTAAACGTTAGTGTTAACGCTGAAAGTTAATCGCTATTGCAATATTAAAATGCAACAAGAGGTTTTGATCACTCGAAATAATTACTTCCTGCTGAAAATATCGTGTGTAAGAGTGCTTCATTACACGGTCACATTTCTCGTTGGTGTCAGTGTGGTTGATGGCACATTTAATACAGCCTTGGCAATTTAATATCATAACCAATTCGTATTCAATGTAAGATAGTTTGTGAGAGAGTGATTATGTGCCTAGTATTAGGTAACATTCTGCAAACGGTAATGTAATATATagcaaccaatttttttttttttcgcacGGATATTTTACCGTAGCTATTGACTCCTGATAGTCACGCTTATAACATATTGAGCGTCCGTGTTTGGATATGTAATAGTAAGGCGCACGACTTTGGTTTTTAAATTCTATATAAACGCTTTACCACTCGAAGGTAAAAAagtcttaacccccccccccctctaccaaaaataaaaaaaaattgcattcCTCACCCCATGTCTACTGCAAATTATTCACCAGGGTCACTGGGCTTTAGAACTAAAGACCACTACTTTGAGGACGATAATTTTCTGTAAAACCTTTATGAAAGTTCGGCTTGGTTAACGggcacccatggtcacttgatggagcgccgccctgctccttattgtcctagttgcattgtccctcttacggtcgtgcatgtccttcttgaatgtcctgacttccaggacgagcgtgtcttgctttccgaccgcccctcgcggtcacctgtcccttgatagaattcttggtgactcggatacttttgatatcgttcgccttatgcgtttttgttctcgtattggcatccttggtgatatttagcgccctctgattattttgcgtatttgatggtgctacatagccttcccggtttggtgccttcttttgataattacttacttggttaACGGGCGCGTTGCTGTTCTGGtactggcatccttggtgatatttggcGCCCTGTGataatcccacacatttgatggtgctaaatagccttccggtttggtgccttctattaatAATTACTTGGTTAACGGGCATCCTAGTTAATGTGAGCAAAGGCCACCGCAGAATTTTACTTTATTTTGAAATGGGTTAGCCCTTCTATTTGCTTTACTATTAAAAAATTTTAATAGTCGTATTGATAATCTGGTACTGCCTAAAGTGTCGGTTAGTGGTTCCGGCAGTTATAAAATATTGTATAATGGAAAATTTCCAGAATTTTAAGTTAGTCGGGTATTGAAATTTTTCGCTAGTAATGGCGAGTAGAAGTTGGTGCAAGATTCCTTGAAAGCGCTATAACAGTTGGGGTCTAAAACCTATTTACCTACTAAAGGGCTACTAGGGTAACAATAGCTTAACCAAATATACGTTTTGTCTTGCTCTATATAATGGAACAATGTATACACTACTTGGTATATCATTACGAAGCTGAACACCTGTATCCATTCGAAAATACGTTAATAAAGGAGCAGAAAACTGACTAAAACAAAAAGGCGAGTTATCTCCATGAAACTAAAGTATGAAGAAAATTGAGTTTACTAAATCTTAAAATCCTAAAGACAAATTGACATTCTGATTGCAACAAATCTGATCTACTGGAAGCTGGTTAATCTGAGTCTCTTTTCAAACGTTCGAAGCAAGACGCTTGGGGCTAACCTCAACAAAATTAGCTGCCTGAATGCTCTAGTGTAAGGGATGAACTCAAGCTGGTCGTGGGTCACCGGAATTAATAAAAACAGCATGCCAGGCTCAAATTCTGTCCCCCAACGATGATGATCTAACACTGGCCGCCAGCTTCACAACTGCTTTCAAATCAAACGCTTCAAAACTACGGTTTCTTATAGTAATATTCACCACTATTCACTTATCTCGGGAAATTTGTCAAATTAACTATCCATAATTTGCCAATACTACGTTATATTATAAATAAGACAATCCTCCCAGAGCTTTTAAGGTTTCTCTAACCTcatggaaattatttttctttcaCAACGCTAAGTTCGTCT
Encoded proteins:
- the LOC138362707 gene encoding hepatitis A virus cellular receptor 1-like, which produces MALLPLLCLLCVFSQIQGQGFVPYGTHAPLPVVTPTTSTVTVQTTLTHTLRETTTSDVWVTEQTAITLTVTQTTTQWDFVPQYPQTVTSVIRVTSTPVVVETATVGVNPVSTMVSIYSQFVTTTDTVKYWQTITHVAVTHEVQTVPVVTTQELLQEIVTTVTQIVTTTVTSTTARYYA
- the LOC123766099 gene encoding uncharacterized protein isoform X3; the protein is MALFSAILGALVVLVVDVSCQYGPVQVADSGRVDRPLLGNIIPIDRFPTQNSVFGSTSHPVDLQTTQGGSVNLPRVVLSQAAPFRFSSQSDTNFHQGSGQAAGAVFGQGVGSGQAAGAVFGQGVGSGQAAGAVFGQNQATVLGSGRFNQVSVPRVTIGIPEVRRVDALFTPTVTQVITIDRCVTVTDQAFNSVAVTLTSFNVQTVTVGTRAVLQTPVDDRVALQTSVFVRPGTVTLTEVKSDFRIVTETSLTHVTLAHTSYVISQYTFTTTATQVQTYTATLVRTNISTQRTTVTNYRTVTDTVFVNSAYGYRAQ